The Xiphophorus hellerii strain 12219 unplaced genomic scaffold, Xiphophorus_hellerii-4.1 PGA_scaffold_75__1_contigs__length_250000, whole genome shotgun sequence genome has a window encoding:
- the LOC116716628 gene encoding uncharacterized protein LOC116716628, producing the protein MFLLWASLFLLHQGHCLVPVVTVQLGDPVTLSCALLEKFQSTSWLHWYKQSAGDTLKFIVLQQKSIKPNYKQNASTSRIAATNDDKFSNLTIMKTVLQDEGMYHCAHMDWTASTWTGTYLSVKANSRTSSYTVLQNPDSDPARPTDSETLQCSVLSQSEDKACSGELSVFWFRTGSEQSYPEIIHSTDKGLRDCENTVTSNAQKKCSYSFSKNFSSSDKGTFYCAVATCGEILFGNGIKTTDQSAIPKVNVLMIIIICLVISMTVNIGFICHHTRRSWCGNVKAKQNENQLDNITVNGQDLNYAALHFDERKTPRGNIKRHLKTEDSVYSGVKCDLIVK; encoded by the exons ATGTTTCTGTTATGGGCTTCACTGTTTCTTCTTCACCAAGGGC ATTGTTTGGTCCCAGTGGTCACGGTTCAACTTGGTGATCCTGTGACTTTGTCTTGTGCTTTATTGGAGAAATTTCAAAGCACCTCATGGCTTCACTGGTACAAACAGAGTGCAGGAGATACTCTGAAATTCATTGTGTTGCAGCAGAAAAGCATAAAGCCTAATTATAAACAAAATGCGTCTACCTCAAGAATAGCGGCAACAAACGATGATAAATTCAGCAATCTAACGATTATGAAGACAGTTCTACAAGATGAAGGAATGTATCACTGTGCTCACATGGACTGGACTGCATCTACTTGGACTGGGACTTATTTATCAGTAAAAG CAAACTCCAGGACATCGAGCTACACTGTTCTTCAGAACCCAGATTCTGATCCTGCCCGTCCAACAGACTCAGAGACTCTTCAGTGTTCAGTCCTCTCTCAGTCTGAGGACAAAGCCTGTTCAGGAGAACTCAGTGTGTTCTGGttcagaaccggatcagaacagTCCTATCCAGAAATCATCCATTCTACTGACAAAGGACTTCGTGACTGTGAGAACACAGTGACATCGAACGCTCAAAAGAAATGTAGTTACAGCTTTTCTAAGAACTTCAGCTCTTCTGACAAGGGAACATTTTACTGCGCCGTGGCAACATGTGGAGAGATATTATTTGGAAATGGAATTAAAACAACAG ATCAGTCAGCAATTCCTAAAGTTAATGTGTTGATGATCATAATAATCTGCTTAGTCATCTCTATGACTGTAAATATCGGTTTTATCTGCCACCACACTCGAAGATCATGGTGTGGAAACGTTAAAG caaaacagaatgagaaTCAACTGGATAATATT aCGGTAAATGGACAGGACCTGAACTACGCTGCCTTACATTTTGACGAAAGGAAAACACCAAGAGGAAACATAAAACGGCATCTGAAAACTGAAGACAGTGTGTATTCAGGGgttaaatgtgatttaattgTTAAGTAG